TCTTTCACATCAATGCTCACGGCAATCCGCTTTGGATGGGCTTTTGCCACTTCACTTAAAAAATCTGGTTCTTGATAGGCGATGGCATCTAACAAGCAAAGGTGAACTCCCTTCTTCAAATAAAACTCAACGGAAGCGAGAGTGCGAAAAGTTGCAGTAACGTGAACTGTAAATCCAAGTTTGCGAATATCACTCACTACACTTTCATTTTCACTTTTGGCGAGTGTGGAAAGATTGAGGTCGTGCAGCAAAAGCGTTTGAATGCCAGCTTCTTTTAGTGCAGTGGCAAATTCAAGGGGGTCTTCGGAAAAGAGGGCTGTTTTGCTGCCTTCAGGTCGTACTGCTTTTTTGTGTTTCACATAAACCATTGGAATCAGTTGCATGGTTTCCCCCAGAGAAACTTAAATATTTTTTTTGCGAATAATATTTGCTCCTAATGCACACAGTTTTTCTTCCATATGATCGTAGCCACGATCGAGGTGATAAATTCTGCTCACTTCAGTTTGCCCATCGGCTGCAAGTGCAGCTAAGACAAGGCATGCAGAGGCGCGGAGATCAGTTGCCATAATGGGTGCTCCGGTGAGCTTTCGCTTTCCATTCACAATTGCGGTATGGCCCTCAATGTTGATATCAGCTCCCATGCGTTTTAATTCTGGAACGTGCATGAAACGATTTTCAAAAATATTTTCGTTGATGATGCTGGTGCCGTTAGCTTTGCACATAAGTGCCATGAACTGTGCTTGTAAGTCGGTGGCAAAACCAGGATGAGGTGCAGTGGAAATGTTGACACTTTTAATTTCACTTGCTCCGATAATAGTAAGATCATTTTTATTTTTTTCAACACTTGCACCGGTATCGATAATGCGATCGAGAAAAACAGAAAGATTTTCTGTTGGCGCATTGTGCAAGGTGATTTTTCCGCCGGTGATGGCAGCAGCTATTACAAACGTACCAGCTTCAATGCGATCTGACATAACACGGTGGTGAACAGCGTGGAGTTTTTCAACGCCTTCAATTTCGATGTGATGGGTTCCAGCTCCGCGAATCTTTGCACCCATATTGCAGAGATGCTCTGCGAGCTCTACCACTTCAGGTTCTTTGGCAGCATTTTCCAAAATGGTGGTGCCTTTTAGCAGGCAGGCTGCCATCATAATGTTTTCGGTTCCAGTCACGGTGACTTTGTCGAAGGAAATGTGGGCCGCTTTTAAGTTTTCTGCAAACACTTCTACATAGCCGTCGTGAAGTTCAACTTTTGCACCCATTTGCTCAAGTGCTTTCAAGTGTAAGTCGATGGGACGTGCGCCAATAGCGCATCCGCCGGGGAGTGAAACTTTTGCATGACGAAGCCTGGCAACAAGTGGGCCCATTACCAACACAGAAGCGCGCATGGTTTTTACGAGTTCATAAGGAGCATCATCGGCTACAATTTTATCAGCATTCAATTTGACGCCGTTTCCGTTTTGCTCTGAACTTACTCCCAAGTGTGAAAGCAATTTCAGCATAGTGGAAATATCTCGCAGGCGAGGAACGTTTTCGAGGCTGTGCGTGCCTTCGCAGAGTAAGCTGGCAGCAAGCAAAGGAAGTGCGGCATTCTTCGCGCCAGAAATATTCACTTCACCTTCAAGTTTTTTTCCGCCTTCGATAAGAAAACTATCCATAAAAATATCCTAATCAGTTTGCGCAATCAAAGTTCGGTAGATGCCCGCTAAGTCTTTTTGGATCAGTATTTCCCGATAGCAATTTGATTTTTCTGCAATGTGTGAAATGACCAGAGCTTGATCGTATCCCATTTCGAGAAAGAGAAAGCCTCTTGATACCAAGAACTTTGGTGCAGTTTTTATGATTTGTTCGGCAATTGCAAGTCCGTTGTTTCCGGCAACGATAGCATTTTTAGGCTCATGTTTTAGTTCTTTTTCCAGATTTTCATAATCAGTTTCAGAGCCATAAGGTGGGTTGGCGGTTATCACATTGTACAGTGGGGCAATGGGACAATGGGGCAATGCTTCAAAAAGATTTCCGCAGAGAAATTGAGTGCGAGCTTGTGCAAAGAGCATGTTTTCTTTTGCCACGTCCAATGCTTTTTTAGAAATATCGGTCAGTGTAAATTGTGCGTGTGGTAATTCACTGGCAAGTGCAGCTGGAATGCATCCGCTGCCAGTGCAGAGATCTAAAAGCTGAAGTGGATTTGTATCTGAACTAAATTTTTCAAGAACAGCTTCTACAAGATGTTCAGTTTCTGGCCGTGGAATAAGAACATCTGGCGTAACTTTAATGCGTCTCGTCCAAAAATCTTTATAGCCCAAAATGTAAGCCATCGGCTCTGATGCAAGTCTACGTTGAAGAAGCTGTTGAAAGTTTTTTTCTTCACCTTCACTTAGGGATTCATTTTTTTTTAAAATTATATCAGAACGCGAACAGTTTAGAGTTGCACACAACAAAAGTTCGG
The genomic region above belongs to Deltaproteobacteria bacterium CG11_big_fil_rev_8_21_14_0_20_42_23 and contains:
- the murA gene encoding UDP-N-acetylglucosamine 1-carboxyvinyltransferase, which encodes MDSFLIEGGKKLEGEVNISGAKNAALPLLAASLLCEGTHSLENVPRLRDISTMLKLLSHLGVSSEQNGNGVKLNADKIVADDAPYELVKTMRASVLVMGPLVARLRHAKVSLPGGCAIGARPIDLHLKALEQMGAKVELHDGYVEVFAENLKAAHISFDKVTVTGTENIMMAACLLKGTTILENAAKEPEVVELAEHLCNMGAKIRGAGTHHIEIEGVEKLHAVHHRVMSDRIEAGTFVIAAAITGGKITLHNAPTENLSVFLDRIIDTGASVEKNKNDLTIIGASEIKSVNISTAPHPGFATDLQAQFMALMCKANGTSIINENIFENRFMHVPELKRMGADINIEGHTAIVNGKRKLTGAPIMATDLRASACLVLAALAADGQTEVSRIYHLDRGYDHMEEKLCALGANIIRKKNI
- the prmC gene encoding protein-(glutamine-N5) methyltransferase, release factor-specific codes for the protein MIFPLLQNAVEQLQAAHKDTPRLEAELLLCATLNCSRSDIILKKNESLSEGEEKNFQQLLQRRLASEPMAYILGYKDFWTRRIKVTPDVLIPRPETEHLVEAVLEKFSSDTNPLQLLDLCTGSGCIPAALASELPHAQFTLTDISKKALDVAKENMLFAQARTQFLCGNLFEALPHCPIAPLYNVITANPPYGSETDYENLEKELKHEPKNAIVAGNNGLAIAEQIIKTAPKFLVSRGFLFLEMGYDQALVISHIAEKSNCYREILIQKDLAGIYRTLIAQTD